One Fuerstiella marisgermanici DNA window includes the following coding sequences:
- a CDS encoding DUF7133 domain-containing protein, with protein MKTPSSVLTNPRWNSRVSQRVLLTLLLCCVAAPLHGDDDLPGGGQATPVDSISLPAGFRAQLLRSAGKGEGSWISMTFDNRGRIVLGRDKRGVVRLSLNDERDSVDHFEVIDNKLQHCRGILWAHDSLYVCATNASGLFRLRDNNGDDQFDSVQEMKSFDYKSRYGHGPNQVVLGPDDMLYIVNGNDVAFPEGFAVDSPYRNPQDDHLLPEPRDSVEDIRVGHIVKTDPDGTNWEIVAGGFRNQFDVAFNNEGEMFTYDADMEWDVGLPWYRPTRLNHVVSGGEYGWRWGTGKWPEYFADSLPTTLDTGLGSPTGMEFGTRSKFPPGYRDSLFMGDWQHGRIFQVQLTPRGASYGGEYKVFLEGGALNVCDLTFGPDGAMYFITGGRGSQSGLYRVTYDGPEVAKESLTAEQTQQAQEAVAAREVRHQLEQFHRRRDSKAVDVAWPLLNSNDRWLRFAARLAVERQYPALWRERALRESQPRASIAALLALAHLGRAEDQSDLLAALNRLPLKTLDREQLLDALRLWQLSFIRQSKPSEANKARALSQLDSLYPHTSTYVNRELCQLLIYLQAPNVVPRTVELIRTAISQEDAIYYSQRLARVSEGWTVETRETFFDALLAARRYQGGNLLDASLQHIREDAIAKLTDAEKKHLKPRLEQLAVASEEADVPELPPAAFVKQWTWEELEAELPRTRHGRSWEQGRAVLAKAQCVKCHRVSEQGSSTGPDLTHVGRRFDERALLESIVHPSKVIDEKYRLSNYVMDSGKVVTGRPVGVSAIMITVQPDLLSAETVALKREEIEQTSPASLSPMPAGLVNVLTLDEILDVIAFLKSGGDPHAAAYKARP; from the coding sequence TTGAAAACACCAAGCTCCGTTCTCACAAACCCTCGCTGGAATTCACGCGTGTCGCAACGAGTTCTATTAACCTTGCTGCTGTGTTGTGTCGCTGCACCTCTGCACGGTGATGATGATCTTCCCGGCGGTGGCCAGGCGACTCCCGTAGATTCGATCTCCCTGCCCGCTGGGTTTCGAGCTCAATTGCTGCGATCGGCGGGTAAGGGCGAAGGTTCGTGGATTAGCATGACGTTCGACAATCGCGGTCGAATTGTGCTCGGACGCGACAAACGCGGCGTGGTGCGACTGTCTCTGAACGACGAACGTGACAGTGTGGATCACTTCGAAGTGATCGATAACAAGCTGCAGCATTGTCGAGGCATTCTCTGGGCACACGATAGCCTGTATGTGTGTGCAACAAACGCCAGCGGTTTGTTCCGTCTGCGAGACAATAACGGCGATGATCAGTTCGATTCCGTACAGGAAATGAAGTCCTTCGATTACAAAAGTCGCTACGGACACGGACCCAACCAGGTTGTGTTGGGCCCAGACGACATGCTGTACATCGTCAACGGAAACGATGTGGCGTTTCCGGAAGGTTTCGCGGTCGATTCGCCCTATCGAAATCCACAGGACGACCACCTGTTGCCTGAACCGCGAGATTCCGTGGAAGACATTCGCGTGGGGCATATTGTGAAGACCGATCCCGACGGTACGAACTGGGAAATCGTCGCCGGAGGTTTTCGCAACCAGTTCGACGTGGCCTTCAATAACGAGGGCGAAATGTTTACCTACGACGCGGATATGGAATGGGATGTCGGGCTGCCATGGTACCGCCCGACTCGGTTGAACCATGTTGTCTCCGGCGGCGAATACGGATGGCGATGGGGAACGGGCAAGTGGCCGGAATACTTTGCCGATAGTCTGCCGACGACGCTCGATACCGGTTTGGGCTCACCGACGGGGATGGAGTTCGGTACGCGGTCAAAATTTCCGCCAGGCTACCGTGACTCTTTATTCATGGGCGACTGGCAGCATGGCCGCATTTTTCAGGTTCAGTTAACGCCGCGCGGTGCCAGCTATGGCGGCGAATACAAAGTCTTTCTGGAAGGCGGAGCGTTAAACGTTTGCGACCTGACTTTTGGACCAGATGGAGCCATGTACTTCATCACCGGCGGTCGCGGTTCGCAGTCGGGGCTGTATCGAGTCACTTATGATGGCCCTGAAGTTGCGAAAGAGTCGCTCACCGCCGAGCAAACTCAGCAGGCACAGGAAGCCGTCGCTGCACGCGAAGTCCGACACCAGTTGGAACAATTTCACCGACGCCGCGACTCCAAGGCAGTTGATGTTGCCTGGCCTCTTCTGAACAGCAACGATCGCTGGTTGCGATTTGCGGCGCGTCTGGCCGTTGAACGTCAGTATCCCGCATTGTGGCGCGAACGTGCGTTGCGTGAATCGCAGCCGAGAGCGTCGATTGCCGCGTTGCTGGCGTTGGCTCATTTGGGGCGTGCTGAGGATCAGTCAGACTTATTGGCGGCACTGAATCGATTGCCGTTGAAGACGCTGGATCGAGAACAATTGCTGGACGCTCTGCGATTGTGGCAATTGAGCTTTATTCGCCAGAGCAAACCTTCTGAAGCAAACAAAGCTCGTGCCTTGAGCCAACTGGATTCATTGTACCCGCACACAAGTACCTACGTGAATCGTGAATTATGCCAGTTGCTGATCTACCTTCAGGCTCCCAACGTAGTCCCGCGCACAGTCGAATTGATCCGCACGGCGATCAGCCAGGAAGACGCCATCTATTATTCACAACGGCTGGCTCGTGTGTCCGAAGGCTGGACGGTTGAAACACGCGAGACGTTCTTTGATGCGTTGCTTGCGGCTCGCCGTTATCAAGGCGGAAATCTGTTGGATGCTTCTCTGCAGCATATTCGGGAAGACGCGATTGCCAAATTGACCGACGCGGAAAAGAAGCACCTGAAACCTCGACTGGAACAACTCGCGGTCGCTTCTGAAGAAGCCGACGTACCGGAATTGCCTCCCGCTGCGTTTGTCAAACAGTGGACGTGGGAAGAACTGGAAGCCGAACTGCCGCGCACTCGTCACGGTCGATCATGGGAACAGGGCCGCGCCGTATTGGCCAAAGCGCAGTGCGTGAAGTGTCATCGCGTGAGCGAGCAAGGCAGCTCAACGGGACCGGACCTGACGCACGTCGGACGCCGCTTTGACGAACGCGCGCTGCTGGAATCGATTGTCCACCCGTCCAAAGTGATTGACGAAAAGTATCGCCTCAGCAACTACGTGATGGACAGCGGCAAAGTGGTTACCGGTCGCCCGGTTGGCGTGTCAGCCATCATGATCACCGTCCAGCCCGATTTGCTGAGTGCTGAGACGGTGGCGTTAAAACGCGAGGAAATTGAACAGACATCACCGGCCAGTCTGTCGCCCATGCCGGCCGGTCTGGTGAATGTCCTGACGCTGGATGAAATACTGGACGTGATTGCATTCCTAAAATCCGGCGGCGATCCGCACGCAGCCGCTTACAAAGCTCGCCCATAG